A genomic window from Peromyscus maniculatus bairdii isolate BWxNUB_F1_BW_parent chromosome 1, HU_Pman_BW_mat_3.1, whole genome shotgun sequence includes:
- the LOC102922348 gene encoding serine protease FAM111A-like, with translation MSHSKHRSQEVHNSLRKNMKIKYRSSQVLQEKQNDHPISQMQTEPQKRPNEIPNTQDQRLCSSKKTRQDQTTLLIKIINITLGVSPEAHMHILINGGTGRLYEALNTLDPVKREIERQPGKEMPVCGKEGIEGYINLGVPLRCFPEGSHVVITFSKTESEEKEDNEVCGRFDQSSAECVVFYIHAVGNRILRCRELDKEGTKVCVYGFKGETIKATLREDGRFHSFVESDHWKLIHNDTIIANTQLVDVLQGKVFLIEVERKKSPWAVAATRNSELEDRNFSELKEYIVNLYPTLTAEREKMRAYIKEEIENSKERPLFKVHKRKFRELTKSSILSKVFKLLSQFIDSTGLLVWDNNGNRGSATCFVFRGLYIFTCRHVLNDIVGEGREPLECTDLISQCVRVTFDDEDCKEPASNFNSCFCIEPWLGISDVTLDYAVLKLKENGQHVPAGLYNGIAVVRPRELTYMIGYPKGQRVIEGCTGIPQSKPREENQQCVLGTEAAGHSHSLKYHHMYTQRSFQKIFDNPNDFTYNTFYCGSSGSPVFDCNGSLVAMHTAGFICEYERGVYNIIEFGTRMESILDDIKQKDEIWYNENCVNQQDIEIYNEAYINQQDIEMYNEAYINQQDIEMYNETYINQQDVEMYNEDYINQQDIEMHSVGF, from the exons ATGAGCCATAGCAAGCACAGGTCACAGGAGGTCCACAATTCTTtaaggaaaaacatgaaaatcAAGTACCGTTCATCTCAG GTTCTTCAGGAAAAGCAGAATGACCACCCAATTTCACAAATGCAAACAGAACCTCAAAAAAGACCAAATGAGATACCCAACACCCAAGACCAAAGACTCTGTTCCTCTAAGAAAACTCGACAAGATCAGACCACTCTCCTAATTAAAATTATCAACATCACCTTGGGGGTAAGCCCCGAGGCACACATGCATATTCTCATCAATGGGGGGACAGGTCGCTTATATGAGGCACTCAACACCCTTGACCCTGTcaaaagagagatagaaagacagCCAGGCAAAGAAATGCCGGTGTGTGGCAAAGAAGGAATAGAAGGGTACATAAACCTTGGCGTGCCCCTCCGTTGTTTTCCGGAAGGCAGCCATGTGGTCATTACCTTTTCCAAAACTGAAAGTGAGGAGAAAGAAGATAATGAAGTGTGTGGCCGGTTTGACCAGTCTTCTGCTGAGTGTGTTGTATTTTACATTCATGCAGTCGGGAATAGGATCCTGAGGTGCAGGGAACTTGACAAGGAGGGAACCAAAGTCTGTGTGTATGGCTTCAAAGGAGAGACCATCAAGGCCACTCTGAGGGAAGATGGCAGGTTTCATTCCTTTGTGGAGAGTGACCATTGGAAACTCATTCACAATGATACCATCATAGCAAACACCCAGCTGGTTGATGTGTTACAGGGTAAGGTCTTTCTGATTGaggttgaaagaaagaaaagcccttGGGCGGTAGCAGCAACTCGGAATTCTGAGTTAGAAGACAGAAACTTCAGTGAGTTAAAAGAATACATTGTGAATTTGTACCCCACACTGACAGCAGAACGTGAGAAAATGAGAGCATACATTaaggaagaaattgaaaataGTAAAGAACGACCTCTTTTTAAAGTCCATAAGAGGAAGTTCCGGGAACTGACAAAAAGCTCTATTTTAAGTAAGGTCTTCAAACTTCTTTCACAGTTTATTGATTCCACTGGGCTCCTAGTTTGGGACAATAATGGAAACAGGGGTAGTGCCACTTGCTTCGTTTTTAGAGGGTTGTACATTTTCACTTGTCGGCATGTATTAAATGACAttgtgggagaaggaagagagccaCTCGAGTGTACAGACCTAATTAGCCAATGTGTAAGGGTAACATTTGATGATGAAGATTGTAAAGAGCCAGCCTCAAACTTCAACAGTTGTTTTTGCATTGAACCTTGGCTTGGCATATCTGATGTAACTCTTGACTACGCTGTCCTGAAACTGAAGGAAAACGGACAACATGTGCCTGCCGGACTGTATAATGGAATAGCTGTTGTACGTCCCAGGGAGTTGACATATATGATTGGCTATCCAAAAGGACAAAGGGTTATTGAGGGTTGTACAGGGATCCCTCAAAGTAAACCAAGAGAGGAAAATCAGCAATGTGTTCTTGGAACAGAAGCAGCAGGTCATAGCCATTCTTTAAAGTACCACCATATGTATACTCAGAGAAGTTTCCAAAAAATATTTGACAACCCTAATGACTTTACCTATAATACTTTTTATTGTGGCTCTTCTGGATCTCCAGTATTTGACTGTAATGGTTCTCTGGTGGCCATGCATACTGCTGGGTTCATTTGTGAGTATGAAAGAGGAGTTTACAATATCATTGAGTTTGGTACAAGGATGGAATCCATCCTTGATGATATTAAGCAAAAAGATGAAATATGGTATAATGAAAATTGTGTAAATCAGCAGGATATAGAAATATACAATGAAGCCTATATAAATCAGCAGGATATAGAAATGTACAATGAAGCCTATATAAATCAGCAGGATATAGAAATGTACAATGAAACCTATATAAATCAGCAAGATGTAGAAATGTACAATGAAGATTATATAAATCAGCAGGATATAGAAATGCATAGTGTAGGTTTTTGA
- the LOC102922038 gene encoding serine protease FAM111A-like isoform X2 — protein sequence MEILHCFSQVPKEQNEPIFSQMKMKCRKRPKEVTNNQDQSSHGEQKTRQDQTTLPIKIINITLGVSPEAHMHILIDAGTGRLYEALNTLDPVKREIERQPGKEMLVCGKEGIEGYINLGMPLRCFPEGSHVVITFSKTQSEEKEDNEVCGRFDQSSAECVVFYIHAVGNRILRCRELDKEGIKVCVYGFKGETIKATLRKDGRFHSFVESDHWKLIHNDTIIANTQLVDVLQGKVFLVEVERKKSPWAVAATRNSELEDRNFSELKEYIVNLYPTLEREREKLRAYIKEESEKRKKANLFKEHRANFRKLTQNSIPVHGFPSALSMCF from the exons ATGGAAATCCTGCACTGTTTTTCTCAG gtCCCCAAAGAGCAGAATGAGCCCatattttctcaaatgaaaatgaaatgtagaAAAAGACCAAAGGAGGTGACCAACAACCAAGACCAAAGTTCACACGGGGAACAAAAAACTCGACAAGATCAGACCACTCTCCCAATTAAAATTATCAACATCACCTTGGGGGTAAGCCCCGAGGCACATATGCACATTCTCATCGATGCGGGGACAGGTCGCTTATATGAGGCACTCAACACCCTTGACCCTGTcaaaagagagatagaaagacagCCAGGCAAAGAAATGCTGGTGTGTGGCAAAGAAGGAATAGAAGGGTACATAAACCTCGGCATGCCCCTCCGTTGTTTTCCAGAAGGGAGCCATGTGGTCATTACCTTTTCCAAAACTCAAAGTGAGGAGAAAGAAGATAATGAAGTGTGTGGCCGGTTTGACCAGTCTTCTGCTGAGTGTGTTGTATTTTACATTCATGCAGTCGGGAATAGGATCCTGAGGTGCAGGGAACTTGACAAGGAGGGGATCAAAGTCTGTGTGTATGGCTTCAAAGGAGAGACCATCAAGGCCACTCTGAGGAAGGATGGCAGGTTTCATTCCTTTGTGGAGAGTGACCATTGGAAACTCATCCACAATGATACCATCATAGCAAACACCCAGCTGGTTGATGTATTACAGGGTAAGGTCTTTCTGGTTGaggttgaaagaaagaaaagcccttGGGCGGTAGCAGCAACTCGGAATTCTGAGTTAGAGGACAGAAACTTCAGTGAGTTAAAAGAATACATTGTGAATTTGTACCCCACATTGGAAAGAGAACGGGAAAAACTGAGAGCATACATCAAGGaagaaagtgagaaaagaaagaaagctaacttATTCAAAGAACATAGAGCAAACTTCAGGAAGCTGACCCAAAACTCCATCCCAG TCCATGGATTCCCATCTGCTCTGTCCATGTGCTTCTAA
- the LOC102922038 gene encoding serine protease FAM111A-like isoform X1, giving the protein MEILHCFSQVPKEQNEPIFSQMKMKCRKRPKEVTNNQDQSSHGEQKTRQDQTTLPIKIINITLGVSPEAHMHILIDAGTGRLYEALNTLDPVKREIERQPGKEMLVCGKEGIEGYINLGMPLRCFPEGSHVVITFSKTQSEEKEDNEVCGRFDQSSAECVVFYIHAVGNRILRCRELDKEGIKVCVYGFKGETIKATLRKDGRFHSFVESDHWKLIHNDTIIANTQLVDVLQGKVFLVEVERKKSPWAVAATRNSELEDRNFSELKEYIVNLYPTLEREREKLRAYIKEESEKRKKANLFKEHRANFRKLTQNSIPGKVFKLLSQLSDSVGLIVWDNNGNRGSATCFVFKGMYIFTCRHVINDIVGEGVEPSQWADILSQCVRVTFEYQVFPIKEDSYCSVEPWFEVSDVTLDYAVLKLKGNRRHIPTGLCNGTPSESVSGFMYMIGHPDGKYKVVDGCTVVPENEQRRKCEDIQGRGAVDFSDSMQYIYMYTQRSFQKNIHDPGVATWDNTFYCGSSGSPIFDARGSLVAMHTAGFICEYESGYSSVIELGSSMKHILDDIKQNHETWYKEICVFKGT; this is encoded by the exons ATGGAAATCCTGCACTGTTTTTCTCAG gtCCCCAAAGAGCAGAATGAGCCCatattttctcaaatgaaaatgaaatgtagaAAAAGACCAAAGGAGGTGACCAACAACCAAGACCAAAGTTCACACGGGGAACAAAAAACTCGACAAGATCAGACCACTCTCCCAATTAAAATTATCAACATCACCTTGGGGGTAAGCCCCGAGGCACATATGCACATTCTCATCGATGCGGGGACAGGTCGCTTATATGAGGCACTCAACACCCTTGACCCTGTcaaaagagagatagaaagacagCCAGGCAAAGAAATGCTGGTGTGTGGCAAAGAAGGAATAGAAGGGTACATAAACCTCGGCATGCCCCTCCGTTGTTTTCCAGAAGGGAGCCATGTGGTCATTACCTTTTCCAAAACTCAAAGTGAGGAGAAAGAAGATAATGAAGTGTGTGGCCGGTTTGACCAGTCTTCTGCTGAGTGTGTTGTATTTTACATTCATGCAGTCGGGAATAGGATCCTGAGGTGCAGGGAACTTGACAAGGAGGGGATCAAAGTCTGTGTGTATGGCTTCAAAGGAGAGACCATCAAGGCCACTCTGAGGAAGGATGGCAGGTTTCATTCCTTTGTGGAGAGTGACCATTGGAAACTCATCCACAATGATACCATCATAGCAAACACCCAGCTGGTTGATGTATTACAGGGTAAGGTCTTTCTGGTTGaggttgaaagaaagaaaagcccttGGGCGGTAGCAGCAACTCGGAATTCTGAGTTAGAGGACAGAAACTTCAGTGAGTTAAAAGAATACATTGTGAATTTGTACCCCACATTGGAAAGAGAACGGGAAAAACTGAGAGCATACATCAAGGaagaaagtgagaaaagaaagaaagctaacttATTCAAAGAACATAGAGCAAACTTCAGGAAGCTGACCCAAAACTCCATCCCAGGTAAAGTCTTCAAACTTCTTTCACAGCTCAGTGACTCAGTTGGGCTCATAGTTTGGGACAACAATGGAAACAGGGGTAGTGCCACATGCTTTGTTTTCAAAGGGATGTACATTTTCACTTGTCGACATGTAATAAATGACATTGTAGGGGAAGGCGTAGAGCCAAGTCAGTGGGCAGATATACTTAGTCAATGTGTAAGAGTGACATTTGAATATCAAGTGTTCCCCATAAAAGAAGACAGCTATTGCTCTGTTGAACCTTGGTTTGAGGTGTCTGATGTAACTCTTGATTATGCTGTCCTGAAACTGAAAGGAAACAGACGGCATATTCCTACAGGACTCTGTAATGGAACACCTTCTGAATCAGTTAGTGGGTTTATGTATATGATTGGTCATCCAGATGGAAAATACAAGGTTGTTGATGGTTGTACTGTGGTACCTGAAAATGAGCAAAGAAGGAAATGTGAGGACATTCAGGGAAGAGGAGCAGTGGATTTCAGTGATTCCATGCAGTATATCTATATGTACACCCAAAGAAGTTTCCAGAAGAACATCCATGATCCTGGTGTGGCTACCTGGGATAATACTTTTTATTGTGGGTCTTCTGGATCTCCTATATTTGATGCTAGAGGATCACTGGTAGCCATGCACACTGCTGGCTTCATTTGTGAGTATGAAAGTGGGTATTCCAGTGTCATTGAATTGGGCTCCTCAATGAAACACATCCTTGATGATATTAAACAAAACCATGAAACATGGTACAAGGAAATTTGTGTATTCAAAGGGACGTAG